The Venturia canescens isolate UGA chromosome 4, ASM1945775v1, whole genome shotgun sequence genomic interval ACCTATTCGATAGTGATCATTAAATATGATTATGAATTTGGTGGGAAGAATATGAGACCGACGCACAAGTTTGAAGCAACAAAATACTCCTACTCCGTAAAATAAGGAGATCGTTTTACTATTCATATTGTTCGATCGCGAATCATCTCCCGCATATAGTTATAGCCAAGAAATCGGAGAAACGAAAACGATTAATAAAGTGAAGAGGATTCAGGGTGCTGAGGATTTTGttgcttcaattttcaactcgGCGGCTCGCTgcgcgcccccccccccccctcccccatAGGTTTCATATTCTTTGACGGCCTACAAGGCCAATAGCGCTGttttgaagaaagaaaaaaaaacaacaacaaaaagaaCGTGTATCTGTTTAGTTCTTGCAAGTACGTGCATAcctaatataaatagaaattattataaataaaagaggaaaaaaacacaaGATTATACATTATCTTAGAATTTAGCAGCTTGGGATAGTTTCCTCCAATCCAACTGAACGTTTacaattgataaataattaagaagaaaaaaaaccatgttgaacaaaagaaacgagaaatcaTAATGTGAAACGAGATGATTTAACTACatatataataattttattatttttacaccTATACGATGTACTATCTCGATTGTATGTCGTTTAAATGTACAATCTCTGTCTTTCTCTTCCTTAGACTCGATGTGTCTTCGGCAAAGGTTGCGCTTTTGGGAAACACTCGATAATATCATGTGAGGAAAtttagagagaaaaaaaaggagaaatatCGTTGGTactatgtttttctttttttttttttaattttttttaaatattgaaatattgttTCAAAACTACGTAAATCGTGTTGCGCATGAAAATGCAATGTCGAATTAAGGTGTGATTtttgacatttaaaaattagacGATTCGCTTGTATCATGATTGCattttgtgagaaaaaaaaaaacaattatttatatAAGCGATACGACTGTCCcggaaaacacaatttttggcATGACccgaatttttctttcttttattgcaTAATCGtgtgtaattttattcaacacgaataaatatactttgtcaaaaattgttgagGGAACAACGATAATATCGTTTACAGCGGCGTGTAATCGCTACGCAAATATTCATGACGAAAAGaacaaagaaaattcattCTGAACGTGTCGGGAGAAAAGAAtgcgacgagaaaaattaTGTGTGCGTTTAtaaattcttttttgtttattcgtacAGAGAtttgataaagaaaaaagctaCGACGATGTGTCCCATAAGCGCAAACTAAACCGTAGTTATTTGCTACAACAAATAGGAAAatcgaaaacaaataaaaatagataaCAAATTTGGTGCAGTTTGgctttctttttattaaggGTCTAGACCAAACGCGATTATTATATTACATGTTGTAGCCCATAATTGCAGAAGTTTTGTAATAAAATCATTATATTGAACGATAtttggctttttttttctttcccttacGAGATCGTAGACCTGGAAATATATCTTCCATTAGAATTCCGACTCTAAATATTTCATGTGTTATTGTCAtaaattaatatatttttttaataacaatttttttcatccattatGGGGAACAATTTTATCGAAGACGTTGGAAGAGGTTCCAAATTGATAAAGTTTTATACTTGCGGTAACGTTTCTTGCATGCCACATGAACGTTGTGCGCGCGCAGCACAATACCGGTGTTGCTAAGCTCAGTACATAAAATCACCGTGTATTGGCGTAAAGTAAGCTTACGAGTTAATCGCGCAGAATGCAGAATGCTCCTGGTGGCGTTACCTTACGGGCGCATCGATTGCACCGATTGCTGCTCACGATTCTCCCTTGATTCTCCCTTATAAAAAGGTTCAATACCACTGGAGTGGGGGTGGTGGAACTGTGGAACATTCCCTATTCTATGGAAGGATGGAAGATAACCAGTAAAAGACGTGAAGATGAAGAGCGGGGGAACGTGTTGCTACGGCAAATGAAATGGCGAAGGGGTGGGTTGAATTTTGAAAGGATTAAAGAGCCCTCTGGGTTGTCAGTCTGTCGCGCTTTAAAGGGCTCGTTTTAAATGGCGTTCTTGCTAGTTctatcgacgaaaaaaaacaaagcaaaaaaaattcacccaTTTTTTTGAGTCGAtagataaaacgaaaaaaaaaaatgatgatcaaGTGAGAATAAAAGTTAAACAACACATTTTGTGACTTGGAGAGACAGAAATTTGTCGATCGGCGAGAATATCAGTGGGTAAGAATACATCTTATCCCCTCGTCGCAATGTTTCGATTGTTATTCGATGAGAAGCGTCCGTAAAAACaacaataaaacgaaatataaaacaaaactcGAGTGCaagtgaataaaataaaagtaggATTAGAAGGGAGATTCAAAGATCGTATGATAGGAGGCTAAATGGCCCTTTTATTTACAAGTATGTGGGACTCGACAATGTTCCTTAGTACTCTAACCCCAAAATTTTATGTAGCGCTTACGGGTACATCGTCGTTAATATCGGGTTTAATATTGATATTCGAGTGGTggtattttcgaaaatatggCACGTCTTTCATCGAACAAGTATCACTTAATCACATATCACCGTGGATCGGGGGTGGTGACAATGGAACTGAAGGGAACAATTCCAGTTTAAGCGGTGCGAACGCGTCGAGTCAACAAAACGTACCCGAGTGCAAAGTATGGCGAAATCCTATAAATCTTTTCCGTGGCGCCGAATATCAGAGATTTTATTGGGCGACGAACAAAGAGCCACTTACGTATTATGACATGAATCTCTCAGCGCAAGATCATCAGACATTTTTCACTTGCGAAGGGGATACGGGCAAAGCAGAGTATGAAATAATGCAAACCGCTTGGCGAGAAAGAAATCCAGTTGTTAGAATCAAAGCTGCGCATACAGCTTTGGAACGTAACCCAGATTGTGCACCTGCCTATATTCTGCTGGCGGAAGAGGAGGCCACAACGATATTAGAGGCAGAAAAAATACTTAAACAAGCATTGAAAGTGgcagaaaataattatcgtAAATCCCAAAATACTCAGCATCAAGGTACAACGGCGGAAGCCATACATCGCCGAGATACCAATGTGCTAATATATATTAGAAGAAGGTTAGCTATGTGCGCCAGAAAACTTGGTAAATTGAAAGAAGCAGTGAAGATGTTTCGTGATTTGACCAAAGAAGTTCCACCTATCATGAATGTTTTGAACATACATGAGAATCTCATCGAAGCGCTTTTAGAGATGCAAGCTTATGCGGATGTTCAAGCTGTTCTGGCCAAATACGACGACATTAGTTTACCTAAATCAGCTACTATATGCTACACTGCAGCTCTTCTGAAGGCTCGTTTAGTGGCAGACAAATTTTCACCTGATATAGCGAGCAAAAGGGGCTTGACAACGGCCGAGATGTCAGCGGTCGAAGCAATCCACAGAGCTGTTGAATTCAATCCTCACGTGCCCAAATATCTTCTGGAAATGAAACCCTTGATATTGCCACCTGAACACGTTCTGAAAAGAGGCGATTCCGAGGCCATCGCTtatgcattttttcatctatccCATTGGAAACAAATGGAGGGTGCTCTTAATTTGCTTCATTGTACTTGGGAGGGCACTTTCAGAATGTTGCCATATCCTTTGGAGAGAGGCCACTTATTTTATCCTTATCCAACTTGTACAGAGTGCGCTGATCGTGAATTATTACCTTCATTCCATGACGTCAGCGTGTATCCCAAGAAAGAATTGCCATTCTTCATCCTATTTACCGCTGGCTTATGCTCGTTCACCGCGCTTCTGGCTCTTCTCACCCATCAGTATCCTGACACAATGGGGGTTGTCGCTCGAGCTATGATAGCCTGGCTATCTCTTCCATTTTATTACGTGCTGGACAAACTCGAGGCCATCTTACCTTCGAATCTATTGCAACAACTCTCTAGAATATAAACTTATTCCTATGTATATGAATGTGcatatatctgtatacatatttataaatatgtttatacatgtatatgcacatatttatattcatatatatatatatatttataaatatgatCTCTCTATAATCACCACCTCATGTGATATTCGTCATTAAAAATAACCATGAATCTCCCATTCCCTCTTCCACATTTACTTCCTTTCGTTCTGTGCTCCCAAATATTCGAAATACTATCACAATACGTACTTCCTATACTCTTTATGATTGACTGACTCtcgtgtatttatatataaatatatatattagtaCTCATTGTTTAATCGATTACTGACGATTATGATCATACTATGAGACCCAATTAGCAtgataattcaaaaaaaagcagatgtacaaataaaaaaatgacataaTTATGTTAATACCGTGACTTTCGTTTAATTATTCTGCACAATTCGATATTCCACTTTGTAGCTTGACCAAAATAGTTTTACCCATATACGCGTAGTGGCCAATatgtttcattcgattcatccaaaatacaaaattgttCAAGCTATAAATAAATCAGTCAATTTACAAAGATTTGATAAACTCCGATTGTCAATCATAATAATCCTAGTTGTGGATTGTAACAAAACAATTAGTACGGTCAGTTCTGAATCAGGGTTTTTTAGAACTCTTAACTATACTATTAATTAAAGATGAATGGAAATTGAAGcataaaaagatgaaaaatgaatcattTCGGACTAATTTCATGCATTGCCGCCAGAGCTCTGGAAGCCGCCAGCGTCTAGCGGAGTTGCCAGTTTGTTTCACCCCCGAGAACGTAGTTGATTTGTTTACATACTTATTCTGCGTTACAGAGGGAAGCCTATGTACGAATGGCAATTCcttaaaaaacagaaaatgacTGCACCATCGTGAAGTTAATTTGGCATGTGGTTTCTTCAAaccacaattttttattttaaacgtGCATCACAGTAATATTAGACTTCAAAATGGACTCAAGAAGTCGGGAACGTGAAGAAATTGGTCTTCGAGGAGTTGAGAGGGTGTGGGGAAAATCTCCCACAAGAATTGATGAGTAAGTTTGCCGAATAGTAATTTCGTTCGTAGGATAAgcaatataaaagaaatgcgtgcaaatgttgataaaataatgCGAATAATTATCCACTATTATGGGAACATAACCTAAAAACACACTGTACTGTGGTGATCTCTGAGGTGGTCTTTTGACATATACGACGGGAATATAAATTTGAAATGACAGCGAACAGTaaattttggattttataaaaCTTTTATCATATTCTTTTGcttataaataaattcatcCTTCCCATCTTTCTATTTACTTTTGATACTTTTTTGACAGCTCTGACgaagatgatgaaaaaatgatgcacAAGCATAAGGACGAAACACTACAAagcagtaaaaaaagaaaaaagaaggaaaagaaaaaggtaATGAAAACAATAGCTCTCAGTAGAAATTGTAAACATATCTGTAATCGAACATTATCCAGTAAATAGAATATAGGGCCTATTTGAATCGATGTTATATTTCATGATTCAAGTAATAAAGCTATTAATTCTTTGAATTTACAGAAAagtaagaaattgaaaaaggaaaaaaaggcaagaaaggaaaagaagaggaagaaaaaacgaaagaggaAGCATTCAGAGAGTAGTTCAGATGATACGAGTGAgtcgaatgatgaaaaattggaatggGTTGAAAAATCAGCCAATGTGGAACGCAAGAGGTCGAGGAAGAATTCTAGCTCAGAAGAAAGTGCAGATGACGGGATTGTCGGCCCGATACAGAAACAGCATGTGACGCTGTCTGCAAAGGATTTTGGAAAAGCTTTGCTACCAGGAGAAGGTGCAGCCATGGCTGCTTACGTAgcagaaggaaaaagaatccCGAGACGTGGTGAAATTGGCTTGACATCCGATGAAATTGCTTCCTATGAATCTGTCGGCTATGTTATGAGTGGTAGTCGACACAGACGAATGGAGGCTGTACGTATTCGtaaagaaaatcaaatttacTCGGCAGACGAGAAAAGAGCGCTGGCAATGTTTAGCAAAGAGGAAAGGCAAAAGAGGGAAAATCTTATCCTTggacaatttcgtgaaatggtCCATCAAAAACTTGCTGCAGAACAGAATAAATAATCACGTTCCAATAGACGATTTTCTATCTATTTGTCTAATAATTATTCTTAAATAACACCAAATTTACTAAATGGATAATAGCAAAGAGGAAAGAcgggagaatattttttcagtacAGATGGACGATTTTAATTAAATTGATCCTTCTAATATTAGATATGCAGCACAATAAGTAATAACTTTATTACAGATGATTTTCTCTTCATGTGTTTGTATCATATTGACTGTAGATTCTACAAGCAACAAGGATTTATTTAATGTTCATATGAAATAATCATGTTTAATCATCTCAAACTGTAAATATTAAAGATACTGAATTGAAGGAAATTCTaggaaaaacaaatatttgttCATGTCTTTTTGTGAAGATCCTGTGTAGGTTATTACGCTTAagttttgatcaattttattctcattcaGCTTCAGTTATTCATCGTAGAAATATGAAAGGCAAAATATCTTTTAACATTCTACAGTGgttttacaatttttgtttgcTTTCCCAATCAAGCCAACCACCCTTGTAATTGTAGAcgctgaaaaataacaaatccAAAATTTAACCTAAacatcaattatttatcaaacgTCGTTCCATTTTGATTATAACAATTTTGCAATatcaaaatatgaaaaaaatttgaaaaaagtctcACTTTTCATAGCCTAATTTCTGCATTTCTTCTTGGACTTTTCCACTTCGCATTCCTGACCTGCAGCTAAGTATGATTTTTGTATCTTTAGTAGGTttggatttttcgtatttACTTTTAAAGGCCTCGTCTGAGAGACTCGTCAAAAGATTGGTAACATTAGCCACTGAAAAAGAGGAAACGATTCACGTCAAATTATGATAATTTTACTTCCAAATATCAATACAGGTtatgtcaatttttaattgatgtTTAAAGGCCAAAATTGCTTACTAGGAATATGAATGCTACCAGGCAATTTCCCCGTTTCATTGATTTCACTATCTTCTCTGACGTCTATAATAAGATCGCCTTTTTTTTGTGCTTCAACGAGTTCATTGTAGTCGGCGGTCAAAACCTTACGATCCCCAGCACCGTCCATTGTATGAGTAGTTTCGAAAGATGGACCAGTTGACGTTGAaagtcgttgaaaaaattgttctgcGGAAATGAAAACTGCAATGTGTAAAATCAAGTAAACAACGCGCTCTATCATTGCGAGGTTAGACTCTTTGTGAAAGTAGTGATTGGCAAGAGTGGACCTGTCATATGACACAGAAGATGCTCGGGGAGAGCAATAGGtataataaatcatttttaaaatcgcCGATCAATTTTTGGCTGCAAATTATAAATCATAATCtcctttttcattaaattataATCCTAATGTTTGAATTGATAGTTTGATGCATTGAAATAATAGGGAACTCGTACGTACGCGTTTCAGCTTTCGGTCTTTCATTTTGTCGAAAACTGTCACAGTTGAGAAtgctttttgttttcgaaCATGTCGAATAAAGGGACGACAATGACGACGAGCGAAAACTTTTGCTAGCCAACTGCAGTGCGTTCCGCGAGAACATGATGACGGTATTGAGGTTCTATTTGAGATGAATCTTTGTTGACTAATATCGCGAATTTGGTTTTCGGTTTACATTTCAATATTGAGATCAGATTACGTAATATAATCTTCAGCCCGGATTGAAAAGAGGCGTTGTTTTTTAAGAGAACAGTATAAGACaagtacaaatatttttttgatagTGCGtctattgatttttcattcaaatcacGAATTCGTCAGATAGATCGAACCTAAAATTTCTGTATGTAAAATTTTTACGTACTGTTTTAAATTTGTAATGTACATATTGCTTTACGAATAATCGAAAGCGCCGTCTTTAacattataattaaaaaattttgtccaattACAGTTTTAGCAGTTTTTTTCGTAGTTTGGAGTATTCTTTTAtcattcaacattttcaagTATAGTTTGCAAGGGAATCGCCAGATGACGGGTCAGAACGAACAGCTGGAAGTGGCGTTATTTCTTAAATATGTCAAAATTGTGTTAGCTGCTCCAGACGAGTTGAAATTGTTGGAAAATAGAGCATGGAATATTTATAGAAGTTTGTAATATACTACAAAATTTGGATCTACCGTGGGAATATCAACCTGTCATAAAAAGTTTATTAATTGTGAGTACGCAGCAGTGGACTATTACGAGTTAACCTCAATTTCATCTATCGCAAAAAATTAACTTATGTATGTTGTAGAAGCTCTTGCAAAATAATGGCGTCCATAAATCTGTTAGAAGAGCGTGTAACGGAGCTTGAGAGCCGCGTTTATggtttaaacaaaaaaatctctaTCGACGACACTCTGCCGGAAAAATCAGTAGTCGACAATCTCTTGCACGCGAACACTCTGATTTCATCAGCTCTTTCTGGTCGTGAAAATACCAACGTTCTCGTAAAGAGGTTGCCAGAGTTGAGTGATATGCTTGATCCGAGTTATGACAGCGAGGATTTGCAGAATGACGCAAAGTTGGAATTACTATTGGCTATGGAACCGGAGATAAAAGAACATGCAGAATCCATCAAGCGCCTGGAAGAACTTGCTCCAGCTTTAAAGTTGGATCATATGAGAGACACACCTGAATTAATGccaaaattgaacaaaataacTTTGAGTTACATCGAATCTCACAAACAGTCAGAACAATTGGCTGGGGATGTTTGGGCTCTTTTCACTGAATACAACAACATTATTGAGAGCATCGCCAAAACTCTTATAAGTTTAAACACTGT includes:
- the DCTN3-p24 gene encoding uncharacterized protein DCTN3-p24; this translates as MASINLLEERVTELESRVYGLNKKISIDDTLPEKSVVDNLLHANTLISSALSGRENTNVLVKRLPELSDMLDPSYDSEDLQNDAKLELLLAMEPEIKEHAESIKRLEELAPALKLDHMRDTPELMPKLNKITLSYIESHKQSEQLAGDVWALFTEYNNIIESIAKTLISLNTVVTAAEAAATPKKQLD
- the LOC122409587 gene encoding NKAP family protein CG6066, yielding MDSRSREREEIGLRGVERVWGKSPTRIDDSDEDDEKMMHKHKDETLQSSKKRKKKEKKKKSKKLKKEKKARKEKKRKKKRKRKHSESSSDDTSESNDEKLEWVEKSANVERKRSRKNSSSEESADDGIVGPIQKQHVTLSAKDFGKALLPGEGAAMAAYVAEGKRIPRRGEIGLTSDEIASYESVGYVMSGSRHRRMEAVRIRKENQIYSADEKRALAMFSKEERQKRENLILGQFREMVHQKLAAEQNK
- the LOC122409582 gene encoding protein ST7 homolog, with translation MALLFTSMWDSTMFLSTLTPKFYVALTGTSSLISGLILIFEWWYFRKYGTSFIEQVSLNHISPWIGGGDNGTEGNNSSLSGANASSQQNVPECKVWRNPINLFRGAEYQRFYWATNKEPLTYYDMNLSAQDHQTFFTCEGDTGKAEYEIMQTAWRERNPVVRIKAAHTALERNPDCAPAYILLAEEEATTILEAEKILKQALKVAENNYRKSQNTQHQGTTAEAIHRRDTNVLIYIRRRLAMCARKLGKLKEAVKMFRDLTKEVPPIMNVLNIHENLIEALLEMQAYADVQAVLAKYDDISLPKSATICYTAALLKARLVADKFSPDIASKRGLTTAEMSAVEAIHRAVEFNPHVPKYLLEMKPLILPPEHVLKRGDSEAIAYAFFHLSHWKQMEGALNLLHCTWEGTFRMLPYPLERGHLFYPYPTCTECADRELLPSFHDVSVYPKKELPFFILFTAGLCSFTALLALLTHQYPDTMGVVARAMIAWLSLPFYYVLDKLEAILPSNLLQQLSRI
- the LOC122409588 gene encoding rhodanese domain-containing protein CG4456-like encodes the protein MFSRNALQLASKSFRSSSLSSLYSTCSKTKSILNCDSFRQNERPKAETQQFFQRLSTSTGPSFETTHTMDGAGDRKVLTADYNELVEAQKKGDLIIDVREDSEINETGKLPGSIHIPMANVTNLLTSLSDEAFKSKYEKSKPTKDTKIILSCRSGMRSGKVQEEMQKLGYENVYNYKGGWLDWESKQKL